Within the Aspergillus luchuensis IFO 4308 DNA, chromosome 5, nearly complete sequence genome, the region GTTCCTATGACAGTCGTCGCATCATCAGTCGACATAATATACGGCCAACCGATAACACCTCGTGGCCGTCTAGCCCATCACGTTCCAAAATGGACCACAACCGTGCAACATGCGACAGTGTGTTAGGCAGCGTGGCCGAAGGACCGTGTAATCGGACGGGTATCAAACGCCCGCTTTTACAGGGCAGCTTCATGGCCTGTTTTGATCCACATCAACTGGCAAGCACTCTTCAAGCCATGAGTGAACCTATGGCCATGCCTCATGCCACCAAAGGCGAACTCAAGGCACGCGCACGCTCGGTTACGTCAGACCCCCAAGTCGCGTGCGGATATATGGGTATGCACACAGAACACATATGCAAAAAGGAACCATTATCTAACAACTGGACACAGACTCCAAGAGTCTACTTGCCGGCTTCTACCCGAAGACGCCTCCTAACAGCCCCCGCATGGTTCCTTTGGAGCCTGTGCTAACTGAGCACAGGTCTAAGCGAGAGAGTTGAGCTTTATCCGAAGAACATGGTCATCAGTGCTGTGTAGCTCCTACGACGGTGATGCGCTTTTATTGATTGGGTTGGTATAATCTATGCAACTTTAATTTGGGGGATACGGGGGTGTCGGGTGTTGCATTGTATCTGTGCAATTCTTGATAGGCTAGACAGACCACATGTCTCTAATAACTCTGTAATGAGGAGTATAGGAACTTGAGATATTCACAAGGGACCGAGTTCTCAGGGCAAGTGTTGTAGACGTGCGCAGTTCCGCTGGCCTACACAATGAGCAGATGAGAGCATACCTACAAAGCACATTTCAGCGACGGTCCAACCTTATGCCGAGACATGATGGGAAAATGAACGCAGAGTCACATAGAGCGCCTGCCCACAGGAACTCGTAGATCCGACAAGGCATCATATCCACTGCGGTAATGAGGCACGAATACCGGGAAGGTTCAGGCGACGgtcccattcttctctggctcgAGCTTCCTTCCCgtgcgagtcggccagggcCTCTCGCAGCTTACGCATCCCCAGGAGGATGCGTCGGTTTCCCACCGGACTGACTTCGGGTTCAAACTCCTGCTGCAGGATCAGATCATCGGACACCTCGACTGCCACGGCCGCGAGGTCATCGAAGATTTTGAGGCATGTGCGGAAGAACcggttctcatcttcctggcgCTTCCATTGTCGCCACTTGTCTTCCAAAGTGTCTCGTAACGAACGTGGACCGTTCTTTTTGGCATTTCGAAGCCGCACACGGGTCGTTTCCAGGGCCATGGTTGTTCCCCGGGCCAGCGCAATTTGATGGTCGATCAGATTGATCTCCGGGAGATCATGCCTTGCAGGAGAATCGGTCGGTGTCCTCCCCTTGCGCGGGATGGAGAGCGGAGGAACCGGAGCGACTTCAGGTTCTCGACTGTAGATGCTCGATGCTGCATCGTTGGCTGCTCTTCTCGTCCAGATTGCAGACAGCGGCATGGCTCCGTTGGAGATTGGATTTAAAGTAAAACTGGCCGCTTGTGCAGACGAAAGTGTGGAGTACCGATCCCGATACAGCacaattatatatactcgGGGGGAATGTGTGAGGTTTGGATTGGGTGTACGCTAGCAGACACATTCAGAAGACGGACTAGAGTCTCCTTCACTGACACCTCCCAGAACCCCTCATTTTCGGGCTCAGACGTTAGACGCTCGTTGGTTGAATCacggctttcttttcctggacCCGACCGCGTGAAACCTGGCCCATGCTCCGTTTGCTGGTaggcggagaagaacgtCATTTGGGTATTgagtgctgctgccgagcgCAATTGTTTGTCCGTGGAATAGGCCTGCCCGCTATATACAAGACGGTTTACCCACCCTAGCATCACCCGGTCCATCTGCAGATCACACCTCGTCATTGTTGATCGGTCTACTTGAGCGCATTCGCGCCAgaaaaaatatcaaataCTACGGTACTGTAGAGAAACtagaattgaagaagctgcgtaAAGTCACCGGAGTCCGGTTCAATGCCATGATCGTTGTTAAATGCaccccctccgtcctcctGAGCATTCCACATATCCGGCACCGCTAACATTTCTGGTAGAGCAGTCGTCACGGCGGCAGGATCCGCCTTTTCTGGCAAACCAGCCGGGCTGCGAAGCCGTTGGTGCCAACTCGCAAcggtatgctgcatttcGTCCATCAGCTGTTGAGTCGCGCGCCGCTCAGGCAGCTGTTGTCTCCACTGATGCTGTTTGTTCAACAATTCCTGGATCTCACTTTCGACGCTTCCAACGCGCTCCGATAGGGTCTCTTTGTCTCTCTGCAACGCTTCAATCTCCCGCTCCAGTGTTTCGACCGTAGCCAAACATGCCTCGTGATTCTTCAGCGATGGggcagaaggagggtctcgagaaccagaaccagatacCTGTGGCAGCTGGTGGGTGCGTGAAGTCAGTGGAACGATCCGGGCCCAGTAACCGTACGTGAAGGCTTACCGTGGATGGGAGTCGACGGGACCgcagaggctgctggggagaacgCATTACGGGCTCCAGTCTTTGGATAGATCGTGGGTCGAAAGCGGTACTGCGACTCTCGGTCTGCCGGGTGCGTGCGCGGATGCCCGCCCGCGGTTCTGACTTTGGCATTTTTCGATGACAACAAAACTCGTAGAAGAACAACTGCGTATGTACTGTACCGTGCTGAAGGGAGAATTAGCCAGAGAAATTAAAATGCCTGGCCTGGCAAGAGAAAGCGGATTACCGTTGACAATAGCAAATGGGTTTTAAGCTTAGCAACGAGATTAGCCAAAGCAAGTTCGTGATAATCGCCCATTGGATCTTTTGCCACGATGGCTCGGTGTCACCATAGTTGACCAAGTGAGACACAGTAACGGTTGAGATGTGCGGCAACCTGCTTTACTACGGATCAAAGCGCGTGGGGTATTTTCTCGTCCAGCGCAGTCATTTGTCTAATTTGACCTCATTCGCTCTGAACTCCACCACAATTTCTTAAGTCCATAGTCTCTGAAACTTGCCCACCTAGCCCGTGGTTCAAGgctcctttccttcaatgACACCGTCGCACAAAGTAGTATTGACTTGTGGAACGTGGAAAACCCTGGGCAACGAGACATGTCGAGTGGTGGGCGATGTGGGTAAGTTACAAGGGATTGTTGCATCAGTGCGACGGCATTCACCAGTGAACTACCTCAGGGCAACGAATCCTCCCATTTAAGTGTTTTCTggtctcccctcctctttcttgtgGCCCGCAATGCTGTATGCCTTCCGTATGGCAGGCAATACATGtactgtatctggatcttgcCATTTGCGTCGGTCTCTGCAAGCGCAGTTCCCCCACTTACTTCACGTTTTGCGATTTCACTCTCGCTCCCCATGTCCAAGAGACACTACCGGGCCTGGACTCCCGGCGAGGAACAGGACTATCCATCATGGGTAGcgcaccatctccatctaACGTGGCCGGAGAGGGCTCGGAAATATTCAATCGAGCGCAAACCCAGAACGAAAGAGTCTCTGCGGACCAAATACCggcttctggagaaagaCATAAGACGACACCGCCGCCCGATGTGCAAGACGCCATCGCGGCTCGGACGTCAAATCCCCAGGAGACTGGGCCGTGGCCAGCACAGGACTTGGCCCAGTCCCATCTCGATCAGCACCCCCACTCCTTCCGAGCATCGTTCAGACGATCCAAGCCCTCTAGCGATGCAGGTGATGAGGCCACCGGCCCCTACACGCGTCACACGTCCGCAGAACCACGGTCAGACCGCACGGTCGACTCAGGGTCCGAAATTGACCATCCAGTCCCCAGCTAAATGTGCGCACCGTCGCGGGTTTGAGACGCATTGGGTTCGTAAGGGTCCGCGGGATCACTCCGGTAAGAGCATGCCCCAAGCGGCGGTCGAAGCAGTCCGATGAATTGACAACCTTCTTTGTTGCAGGGTATgagaaagaatatagagTTCCGTCTCGGTCGTTGGTTGCACCTTCCAAGATCGATTTGCAGTGGCAGTTATTATACCATATCTGTGGTCGCACGAGGCAGTAGGCACAAGCTGAGACCAAGACGCGCGGCTGCAAAAGAACTCTCCGCGATGATGGTCCCGCATGGTGGGGCAAATTGTACTGCCCGCTTCTTGTTCCCTTCCTATAGGCCATTGGGCAATTCAAACAGTCTTTATCCGTCTGCGGCAAGGTTCCTGCAGATCGCTTCTCAGCCTTCCCCTTCACACTGGCCTGTAGCGCAAGGTGATATGTTGGCTGAGGTAGTTTGAGACCCATCAAGTCATTGCGTGTGGCCGGTACAATCGTGATTTGAACATGGAGAGCAGCGAAAATCGGCATTGAGCTTTCTTCGTACGCGAcactcctcctcttttcccccaagTCTTCATGCTACAGCCAATCTATCTCCTCTACTATATCAGTGACTCACCTCATGAAGTGGCTTGATTATCCAAAGTTGCATGTTATGATTTTTACATGTCTCTCAGGACGGTCATAGAAGCCTGTTATACTCAGTGGTCATGATGTTGTTTGAatattatgtatatataattccaCCATTCCCCTATCACGACTCATGATACATATAACCATCAATTAGCCTAACAAAGCTCACTTCCCCGGTAATTCAGGGTAATAGCATTCTGAAGCCAGTAGAACCATGTGTTGATCTCGTTATTCTACGTGGTAAGCCAAGGGACCGAAACTCGAGGGCGTAATATCTGTTCGGTGCGTGTTCGAATCCCTCAGACTGGGCATGGGCATCAAGTTGAAcccctggacagcttcctcaaAAAGACTAGTCCCGGACCTTCCCGAGCCCCAGCAAATGTTGATGGCCCAAGGCAACAACAAATGACTAGAGAAGCCGACCAGAGGGCGGTGAAAAGACGTGCTCGCCTAGCTCTGAACGGGTAAACGCCCCAGCAGATCCCCGTGGCACACGCGCGTTCCCAAAacggcaaaaaaaaaaaaaaaaaaaaaaaaaaaaaaaacacccTATGCAACTTACTCGACCATGTCTACTCGGTGAGTTACTAGGTGGATTCTTTCACCACTTCCGCTATCTTTTCAGCGTAATTTCACCATTCTGTGCCTGTTGACCTCatctccccccacccctttATTTTCtccctttgccttttcctctttcactTCTTTACTTGTTTTTCGCACCCGCCTCATTTGCCCTACCCCTGGTCCGCAGGTTACCCAGCTCCCCACTGGGTCTCCCACCGATCGCGATCAGGGGCCTCAGCAGGCGATCATCACATTTCAAAAGACGCATGATCACGTCCGGCCTGGTCAAATCCTCAGCATAAAGTCGAATCATGCTGCGCCAAGGTCAAAGCCGGATCGGGGGATCCAAGTTTTGAAGCGCGGCGAGAAGCCGTCCGAATGACTGGGCATTTCGTGTGTACAGTAACAAGTTGACCAGCGAGCGCCAGTGAGCATCAGCAAGCGCAAGCGGGGAATACTGCGTCAGCCGAACACAGCACAACCCTACTTACACTATAATAGAACTCACCACGAGAGCTAGATCGGTAGTCTTGTCGGATGATTTGTCCCGTTTCCGAGCCACCGGGCTCCCGGTCCCCATATTGCGGAGTTGCCCAGGTCTTGCTGGGCTGCCTCAATGTTTGCCTTATAGTTCAGGCACAAAATTTATGTAGAAAAATTCTAAACATCTTCTAAATAATCATTTcgaatatatagaaatacaTGTAAGACACATGTATTATACATTACGAGCTATTATAAGCAGCTATGAAATTCTGCAATGAATGTCAAGATCAGTCGTATTATGTTTGTTATCTATAAATCCCTAATGAAGTCTTGAACTCTTCTAGTGGTTGAGATATTCTATTCCAAAAGAATATCATTTATATGGCATTATCAGATGGGCCGCTTGACCATGAGAGCCATGTGATCGTGGTTTACGTTACGGTCTTCACCGCCACCCATCAGCCGGCAAGTGGCCGCTTTTATTGGGTGCTTCTACTGAGATTAACTACTACCACGCACTAAATGCAAAGCATGCGATCTAAGTATAGAAAGGCTAATGCAAATCCTGGACCTACCTTAGCTACTTGAAGCGCGTTTGTTTTATCTAACGGTGGCTTAGTTCGCAGGGTGGCAACGTTTCAATGCACTCATGGAGCATGAAGTGTTATCTTCAGTCAACATGATTATCGTGAGAACTCAGATGCTGCATGTTGCCTACAAGAGAATAAGTATACAGTGTAACTGCAACTGCACTAACTGCAAAGCACatcgcttcttttcctcggaCCCCTGTCCCGCCTTCTATATTACTGCGGGTCTTCTGATGGAGGTCGGTGAGCCTAGATCTCCTGGCTTGAAGGCTACCCAGAATGCTTACGGTCTCTGATTGGAGAGACCCACATCACTCGGTCAAAACATCTTCCTTGTTTTGGAAGGCTGCTTTGTACATAAGTGTTTGTTTACGGCTGGATTTTAACCTCCGCCTGTAAGAGCGATCGACTCATCTTTACTAGCAAGAAAGGGCGAACCGGACCCGGATTTTTGTCCCTGTTTTCAGACACTTCACTGAGAAGTCTAAATTAACCCTGTAGTTGCATTGAGTCGGACACAGCTTGCGCTTGTGACGTTC harbors:
- a CDS encoding uncharacterized protein (COG:S;~EggNog:ENOG410Q2ZJ); this translates as MPLSAIWTRRAANDAASSIYSREPEVAPVPPLSIPRKGRTPTDSPARHDLPEINLIDHQIALARGTTMALETTRVRLRNAKKNGPRSLRDTLEDKWRQWKRQEDENRFFRTCLKIFDDLAAVAVEVSDDLILQQEFEPEVSPVGNRRILLGMRKLREALADSHGKEARAREEWDRRLNLPGIRASLPQWI
- a CDS encoding cell division protein ZapB — its product is MGDYHELALANLVAKLKTHLLLSTHGTVHTQLFFYEFCCHRKMPKSEPRAGIRARTRQTESRSTAFDPRSIQRLEPVMRSPQQPLRSRRLPSTLPQVSGSGSRDPPSAPSLKNHEACLATVETLEREIEALQRDKETLSERVGSVESEIQELLNKQHQWRQQLPERRATQQLMDEMQHTVASWHQRLRSPAGLPEKADPAAVTTALPEMLAVPDMWNAQEDGGGAFNNDHGIEPDSGDFTQLLQF
- a CDS encoding uncharacterized protein (SECRETED:SignalP(1-22)) gives rise to the protein MPSVWQAIHVLYLDLAICVGLCKRSSPTYFTFCDFTLAPHVQETLPGLDSRRGTGLSIMGSAPSPSNVAGEGSEIFNRAQTQNERVSADQIPASGERHKTTPPPDVQDAIAARTSNPQETGPWPAQDLAQSHLDQHPHSFRASFRRSKPSSDAGDEATGPYTRHTSAEPRSDRTVDSGSEIDHPVPS